A genomic segment from Actinomyces lilanjuaniae encodes:
- the arcC gene encoding carbamate kinase, with translation MRVVAALGGNALLRRGDKPDARIQIANVERAAGQLARLARDHELVVTHGNGPQVGVLALESANDDRLSEPYPFDTLGAQTQGMIGYWLLQALRNELGQREVAALVNQTRVRADDPAFASPTKFVGEVYDEATARRLARERGWQVRADGEHFRRVVGSPEPQEVVETETVRALVDAGTVVICAGGGGVPVVRDEAGRLTGVEAVIDKDLTASVLARALGADALLILTDVDGVLTDFGTPSQQRLSRTTPDVLRSMGLPAGSMGPKVEAVSRFVEATGGMAAIGRLEDATRLLTGESGTLVTQDGSRHEPRAA, from the coding sequence ATGCGTGTCGTAGCCGCACTAGGAGGTAACGCCCTTCTGCGTCGTGGTGACAAACCAGACGCCCGTATCCAGATCGCCAACGTGGAGCGCGCCGCTGGCCAGCTCGCCAGGCTGGCCAGGGACCACGAGCTCGTCGTCACCCACGGCAACGGACCCCAGGTGGGTGTCCTGGCCCTGGAGTCGGCCAACGACGACCGGCTGAGCGAGCCCTACCCCTTCGACACCCTCGGTGCCCAGACCCAGGGGATGATCGGCTACTGGCTGCTCCAGGCCCTGCGCAACGAGCTGGGGCAGCGTGAGGTGGCCGCCCTGGTCAACCAGACCCGTGTCCGGGCCGACGACCCGGCCTTCGCCAGTCCGACAAAGTTTGTCGGAGAGGTCTACGACGAGGCGACCGCAAGGCGGCTGGCGCGCGAGCGCGGCTGGCAGGTCCGGGCCGACGGTGAGCACTTCCGCCGGGTGGTGGGCTCTCCCGAGCCCCAGGAGGTCGTCGAGACCGAGACGGTCCGTGCCCTGGTAGACGCCGGGACGGTGGTCATCTGTGCCGGAGGAGGAGGTGTGCCGGTCGTCCGTGACGAGGCGGGCAGGCTCACCGGTGTCGAGGCTGTCATCGACAAGGACCTCACCGCCTCGGTCCTCGCCCGGGCACTGGGGGCCGACGCTCTGCTCATCCTCACCGACGTCGACGGGGTCCTCACCGACTTCGGCACCCCCAGCCAGCAGCGCCTCAGCCGCACCACTCCCGACGTGCTGCGCAGCATGGGCCTGCCAGCAGGATCCATGGGCCCCAAGGTTGAGGCGGTGAGCCGCTTTGTCGAGGCCACCGGCGGCATGGCTGCCATCGGACGCCTGGAGGACGCCACTAGGCTCCTCACGGGCGAGTCCGGAACCCTCGTCACCCAGGACGGGAGCAGGCACGAGCCACGGGCCGCCTGA
- a CDS encoding arginine deiminase, translating to MSFSVDSEIGRLRQVILHRPGREMLRLTPQNKDSLLFDDVLWLERAQQEHDQLARTLTDRGVEVLYLGDLLAQTLEVAEARDFVLANTFNENTCGPRAAEALHGLMQGLPAAELAEILVAGATRRELQERVPVADSLVLSLLEDDDLLLAPLTNHLFTRDTSCWVYGGVSINSMTKQARRRETVNYQAIYRWHPFFADQEFPVWSEGLAAGPATVEGGDVEVIGNGAVLVGVSERTCPQGVERLASRLFTSGEVSQVIAVEMSRNRAQMHLDTVMTMVDVGTFVKYADLGMLPTVTLRPDGAGMSVTRHAPEDMHRVIAQALGLDDLKVLTTPQDSLAAAREQWDDGCNTLAVSPGVVVTYERNVATNDYLASNGIEVLPVPGSELGRGRGGPHCMSCPVLRDPVPAL from the coding sequence ATGAGTTTCTCTGTGGACTCCGAGATCGGCAGGCTCAGGCAGGTTATCTTGCACCGGCCGGGACGCGAGATGCTGAGGCTGACCCCGCAGAACAAGGACAGTCTCCTGTTTGACGACGTCTTGTGGCTGGAGAGGGCGCAGCAGGAGCACGACCAGCTGGCCCGCACTCTCACCGACCGGGGAGTCGAGGTCCTCTACCTCGGCGACCTGCTCGCCCAGACCCTGGAGGTCGCCGAGGCCCGCGACTTCGTCCTGGCCAACACGTTCAACGAGAACACCTGCGGCCCCCGGGCCGCCGAGGCCCTGCACGGGCTTATGCAGGGGCTGCCCGCCGCGGAGCTGGCCGAGATCCTCGTCGCGGGCGCCACCAGGCGCGAGCTCCAGGAGCGGGTGCCCGTCGCGGACTCCCTGGTCCTGTCCCTCCTGGAGGATGACGACCTCCTGCTCGCTCCGCTGACCAACCACCTGTTCACCAGGGACACCTCCTGCTGGGTGTACGGCGGGGTGTCCATCAACTCCATGACCAAGCAGGCCCGTCGGCGTGAGACCGTCAACTACCAGGCCATCTACCGATGGCACCCCTTCTTCGCTGACCAGGAGTTCCCGGTGTGGTCCGAGGGGCTCGCGGCGGGGCCTGCTACCGTGGAGGGAGGCGACGTCGAGGTCATCGGCAACGGCGCCGTCCTCGTAGGAGTCTCCGAGCGTACCTGTCCCCAGGGCGTCGAGAGGCTGGCCTCACGGCTGTTCACCAGCGGGGAGGTCTCCCAGGTGATCGCTGTGGAGATGAGCAGGAACCGGGCCCAGATGCACCTGGACACCGTCATGACAATGGTTGACGTCGGCACCTTCGTCAAGTACGCCGACCTGGGAATGCTTCCCACCGTGACCCTGCGTCCCGACGGGGCGGGAATGAGCGTGACACGTCACGCTCCCGAGGACATGCACCGTGTCATTGCCCAGGCCCTGGGCCTGGACGACCTGAAGGTGCTCACCACCCCCCAGGACAGCCTGGCCGCTGCCCGCGAGCAGTGGGACGACGGCTGCAACACCCTGGCCGTCTCCCCCGGTGTCGTCGTCACCTATGAGCGCAACGTGGCGACCAACGACTACCTCGCCAGCAACGGGATCGAGGTGCTGCCGGTTCCTGGCTCCGAGCTCGGCCGGGGACGCGGCGGTCCTCACTGCATGAGCTGCCCCGTCCTGCGTGACCCGGTCCCGGCTCTCTAG
- the argF gene encoding ornithine carbamoyltransferase, with protein sequence MTHHPLHNRSFLKELDFTAEEWKSLLDLSAQLKADKKAGREVRRLVGKNIALIFEKTSTRTRCSFEVAAYDQGAQVTYLDPSGSQMGHKESVADTARVLGRFYDGIEFRGKKQEHVEQLAALSGVPVWNGLTDEWHPTQMLADQLTMLEHSGKPIEEISFAYLGDARNNVANSLLVAAALTGMDVRMVAPVELQTPPEVVAEAQRLAESSGARILITDNVAKGVAGVDFLYTDVWVSMGEAKEVWDERIALLRPYQVNAALVETTGNPDVKFLHCLPAFHDRNTTVGEDIFVKTGMDGLEVTDDVFESEHNVAFDQAENRMHTIKAVMVATLGEWD encoded by the coding sequence ATGACCCACCACCCACTGCACAACCGCAGCTTCCTCAAGGAGCTCGACTTCACCGCCGAGGAGTGGAAGTCCCTGCTCGACCTGTCCGCACAGCTCAAGGCGGACAAAAAGGCGGGACGCGAGGTCAGGCGCCTGGTGGGCAAGAACATCGCCCTCATCTTCGAGAAGACCTCCACGCGCACCCGCTGCTCCTTCGAGGTCGCCGCCTACGACCAGGGTGCGCAGGTCACCTACCTGGATCCCTCGGGTAGCCAGATGGGTCACAAGGAGTCTGTCGCCGACACTGCCCGCGTACTCGGCCGCTTCTACGACGGGATCGAGTTCCGCGGCAAGAAGCAGGAGCACGTCGAGCAGCTTGCCGCCCTGTCCGGGGTCCCGGTGTGGAACGGCCTGACCGACGAGTGGCACCCCACCCAGATGCTCGCCGACCAGCTCACCATGCTGGAGCACTCCGGCAAGCCCATTGAGGAGATCTCCTTCGCCTACCTGGGCGACGCCCGCAACAACGTCGCCAACTCCCTCCTGGTCGCTGCGGCTCTGACCGGCATGGATGTGCGCATGGTGGCCCCCGTCGAGCTGCAGACACCCCCCGAGGTCGTGGCCGAGGCGCAGCGCCTGGCCGAGTCCAGCGGCGCGAGGATCCTCATCACTGACAACGTCGCCAAGGGCGTGGCCGGGGTGGACTTCCTCTACACCGACGTGTGGGTCTCCATGGGCGAGGCCAAGGAGGTCTGGGACGAGCGCATCGCCCTGCTACGGCCCTACCAGGTCAACGCTGCGCTCGTGGAGACCACGGGCAACCCTGACGTGAAGTTCCTCCACTGCCTGCCGGCCTTCCACGATCGCAACACCACTGTCGGCGAGGACATCTTTGTCAAGACCGGCATGGACGGCCTGGAGGTCACCGACGACGTCTTCGAGTCGGAGCACAACGTGGCCTTCGACCAGGCGGAGAACCGTATGCACACGATCAAGGCCGTCATGGTCGCGACCCTGGGCGAGTGGGACTGA
- the fmt gene encoding methionyl-tRNA formyltransferase, which yields MRVLFAGTPETALPCLHALLDSEHEVVGVLTRPDARRGRGRALQPSPVAALARKAGLDVRTPTTLRDPGVGEWVRSLDLGVAVVVAYGRLVPPTLLEVPDHGWLNLHFSLLPSWRGAAPVQRAVLAGEEVTGVSVFRLEEGLDSGPVYARLPEPVGPQDTSGDLLGRLAATGAPLVLDVLRCLAEGTARAQPQDGSRATLAPALTAEEGRIRWAEEASTVARQVRGVTPAPGAYTTFQGRRLLLGSVVPVPPDTVLQPGQLRVSKHEVLVGTGSCAVRLGRVAPAGRSWMDAEDWARGARPPQGSFLGTEPRVEDEAVS from the coding sequence ATGCGCGTCCTGTTCGCCGGAACCCCCGAGACAGCTCTTCCCTGCCTGCACGCCCTCCTGGACTCTGAGCACGAGGTGGTCGGGGTCCTCACCCGGCCGGACGCGCGCCGGGGACGAGGGCGGGCACTACAGCCCTCTCCCGTCGCGGCCCTGGCCCGGAAGGCGGGACTGGATGTACGTACTCCCACCACCTTGAGGGATCCGGGCGTGGGTGAGTGGGTCCGCTCCCTGGACCTCGGGGTCGCCGTCGTGGTGGCCTACGGCCGGCTGGTGCCGCCGACGCTGCTGGAGGTGCCTGACCACGGGTGGCTCAACCTCCACTTCTCCCTGCTGCCCAGCTGGAGGGGGGCCGCTCCTGTCCAGCGTGCTGTTCTCGCAGGTGAGGAGGTCACAGGCGTCAGCGTGTTCCGGCTGGAGGAGGGGCTGGACAGCGGGCCGGTATACGCCAGGCTCCCGGAGCCGGTCGGCCCCCAGGACACCAGCGGTGACCTCCTGGGACGCCTGGCCGCCACAGGCGCCCCCCTCGTCCTCGACGTGCTGCGCTGTCTGGCAGAGGGCACGGCCCGGGCGCAGCCCCAGGACGGGTCCAGGGCCACCCTGGCTCCCGCGCTCACCGCGGAGGAGGGGCGTATCCGCTGGGCTGAGGAGGCCTCGACCGTGGCGCGCCAGGTCCGGGGCGTCACCCCGGCCCCAGGTGCCTACACCACCTTCCAGGGCAGGAGGCTGCTTCTGGGCAGCGTCGTCCCGGTACCGCCGGACACCGTCCTCCAGCCCGGTCAGCTGCGTGTCTCCAAGCACGAGGTCCTTGTCGGTACCGGTAGCTGCGCCGTGCGTCTGGGCAGGGTGGCACCAGCGGGGAGGAGCTGGATGGACGCCGAGGACTGGGCGCGAGGAGCGCGTCCGCCGCAGGGCAGTTTTCTGGGGACTG